The DNA region TCGACGAGCTGGTTTGCCCACGGAAGGAACAAAAAATTAATGAGTTTGGACAAGAATGAAAGCAATCGCGAATATCTACATTTGGGATAGAGTTTGGAGAGTATGACGCCAATGGTCAATATCTGATGTAGTGTTTCTAATAGGATACTCTTTTGAGATGTCTGGCAATTTGTATAAATATTGTCTAAGATTTCCTTTCCAAACATCTGTCCACCCTTTCAGTACGGATGGGTATATGATGCTTTAGCCTGTCATAATAGTGTTAGACAACAGATATAGTCTCTTTACTTCTCTTGAGAAAAGTTCTGCCACCTGCTTCTGTATGGATGTTGTACTGTTTGGCCGCCTGCATTCTTGTAGGCGTTTGCACATGGATTTAGttcaaacttgaaaaaaaaaaaaaaaaaaaaaaaaaaaaaaaagattttaaagttGAAGTGTCATGTGTGGGGGTTGGGTTGGGGGAGGGATTCACTTGAAATCCCCATTTTCACACTTAAAAAACTCATCTTAAAAAACtaaccaaaaatttatttcaatGTATAACCAAACAAACAACGACGACGACATGCCCAATGTAATGCGGAAGGATGGGGTTTTGGTAATTCTAATATCTGCTGCATCTATATATGAGCAGTAGTCATGTTAGATTTTTCCTTTAGTCCATGAGTGGTGGAGATCTGAGTACTAACAAATGACTAAAGCTTCCCATGATGATCTGGACATGCTCATTCCTTTCTTACTCTCATTATCAACCTCCTGCATCGACTGTGTATTACCAAAATGCTCAGGGGCAGAAACTCTGCCATATTGAGTACTAACGGAGCATAAGTCTGCCATATTATTCTGTTACCCCTCTTGTACTTCATCTAATAGTCTAAGGTGTTAAGACTTTGTTGGAACACCAATCTAGTATCGGTCTGCTAACAGTCACTAATAGTAGATTATAGGCAATAGGGGATTTTTTAACTCTACGCTTGCCATTTAAAACATCTTTCATAAAACAAAGAAGTTGAACGTAGTCCACACATTTCCACATTTTTGTAAGCTAGGACAACTACACAAGCACAGAAGGGATTCCTGCAGGCAAGTAGTTATTGGAGAGAGcatatgttttgaaatatttaacCAGAAAATAATTGAACCGTCTTTCCTTCCAACTGGTTGTTCACAGATCAATACGTTAGGCAATGGAACTATATTTCTATCAATCAACCCAGACCTGGGGAAAATGTAGCTATGAAAACAGCAGATGAAGACAAAAATGGACAGATTTGAGCAAGATGCTATGGTACACCTGAAGAACCATCCTTGTAGAATTTGGAGATAACTAGATAAATGAAAAACAACATCAAGGAGGAAAGGTTGACAGAAAAAACTTGCCTTAATCTCCCATATATAGGCATAGTTTATACGCAACAAGTCTTGCAGTAATATACAACTCAATCCTATAGGAGAATAAGGACTAAGAAGAAAAAGAGCTCTCTAAAAGTTGACAGTGTTTCCAATAGCAAGGTGGTCCGTTCACCCAAACCTAAGAAATTTCCTCGATGTATATGGCTGAAATCCCATTTCGGTAGTTCTTTCTCAGCATGAAGTCGGGGATCTCATGGCTTATGCCACCCTAATAAACTATCAGTATGTCTCACTTGTCACCACTGACCAGAAGTTGCTCTAGGTTTTCCCTTTGTAGAATTTAGATACTGCGAGACAAAGAGCACTCCCATAACAATTATAAGGCAGCCTACGAGTGTGCTAAAGAAGAGTGCACCAGGTTGCCTAGTTTGAACAAAACCATAAACTCCACTTGAAGTGACAAGGATAAGATCAGTTAATCCATCATTGGAAAAGTCATCAGACACCAAAGCATGAGTGGGAGGTGCAGGGAGGTCAATAGTAGTCAATAGACTCCCTCCAGGAGATAATACTACAGCTTCTTGGTCTCCTGCTACTAGGATCAATTCTTGACTGTCATGCACACGTAGAGGAAACGCCTTCAGGGTTGGGACTACTGTACCAGCTTCCATCATCCCCGCTGGCGATTGAAGGTTTGACCATGTGGCACCCGTCAATACCTGCCAATTCCACAGAGCACCATGTCCGTGCAAGCCCGGAGAATATGATGTTACCTGAAAAGAGAATGGCATGGAACCAGCAGTCAATTATTGAATAAAATGAATGTGCCCAAACATCGCATGGAAGATAAAGACTTTTAGCACGTCCATGGCATGAGAACTCATTTCCTTCAGGATTCAAACTACTCATTGTGAAGAAACAATTGTGTGTTACTATTAAAAGTAGGCTCTTGTTCCAAGTTAAGAGAATACCTCGCCACGATTTGTCAAGAATATAACATCTCCATGGCTTCCCTTACGATGTCGATGACCATCATTTCTGGGGATGAGAATAGGCGTTGCTACCTCTAATGAACTTGCATCAAAAGTGTGACCAAATCCTCTGGAGAATTCACCATGTTGGAATAAGTTAAAAGGAGAATGACGACAAATAGAAGCATTGAAAAGCTGTTCTCGCACTGGAACACCAGAGGTGGCAACAGCCCAACAGGGGCGCAGCACCTCCATTGATCCACTAACAACAGTCTGCTCAGCACCATTGGCCCCCACCACCTGCAAAAGACAAAAAttaggaaagaaaagaaaggcaAAAAGGTGTGAGAATGCTGATTGATTTCTTAGAATAACAGTACTACCGTGCCACCAACTTTTACCCTTTACCATTCATGTAGAGTCAAAATACCTTACATTGCATTCTAATCAGCTAGTTCTTTGGCCTCTAAAAATATGGTAGAGATCGGATTTCTCTCCTAATATTGGTTCTTACCTTTCACTTGCAGTTTACACATCCAGTATCCTCAGATATGTATCATTCATTCATTGTTTGGGATCAAGTATAACAGAGAACATGCCATTCATAGATAAGTTCAAGAGAAACAGCGTGTTCTCTAAAATTATCTCATCCTCAGCGCATGTTTTATACTCTTCCTTAATAAACCTCTCTGCTATAAAGCTTCTTCCCCAAGTTCAGTTTTATGCAGTTATTTGGGGTCCCCAAGATTTTCTGCGACTTCACTCCATCTTATGCTTGTTTTCATCTAGTTCATCACATGTTTTTCCTGTTGATGGAGCAATCTATTTGCTGTTTTATTCTAAAGATAAATTATCCATGTTTACTCCCATTTAAGCAAAGGTTCGTACACCAAAGCTAATAGAGATTATCCAGTATGCTATATTAAAGCCCAAATTTGATAAGTAATTGAAATTGGACAATATAGTTCATTTCAATCTGAAAAAGAAAGTAGCATCAATACAATGCTTGACTAACATTAACATATCTTCACACCTTGACTTGAAACAATGCATTTCAATTGGAAACAGAGAAGAAGAAGGCGAGACATCAAAAGTTGTGTATTACCTGGACATGGTCCAACACTCCATCGCCATTAATATCTGCATGAAGCCCGCCTTCTAGGAGATGAAGCTGGTGAAAATCATGACTTCACATTAAACCATGAGCTAACAGACAAGAAGATGGAGCGTGAAAAGGGTACAGAGTTCCCTCATAAACAATCTTCTGGTTTAAAAAAAGTGTggaaaatctttttctttttcttttgatcaagaaaaagtATTTTCAATCATAAACATGGCCATAAGCAGCCATATACAAGGGATATACCAAAAGGTAAGAATCTACAAAACGGTATGATTCTCTACAAACTCCACCCAATCATCTGACAACAAGGAACATTCTGTGTGCACCAAAAGAAATAAGGGATGTGAAGTGTGGAAACTCTTTTCTAGGTTTTCATGATATTTggcaaattcttttttttttttttttccaagaaatCGTAATGACTAATATTCGAACCAGAGACGTCGACAAAGATTTGAACCCCCCAGACCATTGAGCTAAGCTTCTCAACTACTATTCTATTGAAAACAAGATATTGCAGTATGCTTAGCGTTTATCAGACAGCTACTATCCGAACCTTGGTTACTTAGACAATACAATCAAAAACTTTTATTTACCAGAAtgctatacatatacacagcAATACTTGAATCATCATAGTACATTAGGTCAGATGTGTAATATGCGGCAATTCATACCTTGCACACAGTACGGCCAGTTGCTATATGAACAGCTTCAATCCCTTCCTTCTCATGAGCCACAACAACGTTAGGGACCCACCAAAGCTGGGTATAATTGGTAATAGTAGGTATATAGGGCGAAGgctgcaaaaaagaaaaagcttagAATGTGATCGAGTGCTGAAATGGTTTGAGGAACACAGTATagtcaaaatattctcaattttACCCAATTAAGTCCAGATTATTATCTATGAATGATTCTAACTTCAAATTAACTGCCAGCTGAAAACAGTTGCTCTATTAGATGGTTCCATAGAAATGCAGTTTCAATCGCAAAACAGGCACCGTCTTAGTGAACAACATTGTATAATTTATTGCATTTCCAAGATCCAGACCCCCTCACCAATACTCAGAAGAAAACTGAAAAACTGCTAAAACTCACAGTGAACCATCACCTTTTTGGGTTTTGCTGATTTTGCATAATTTACTGCCTTTCCAATAACATTTGAGATTCTCTTGGTAGTGTCTTTCCCAGGAGGATGCTTTTCCTCAGGCTTATGGAAAGGGTAAGTGGCGGACTTCCCAGGTACTTTCTTAACCGCCTTCCTTTTGTGTCGCCTGAAGTGTGCCAGCTTTAACCTGGTGTCTTCCCGCCGATCCTGGTCCAAAAGAATTTGCCGCATTAATTAACACCCCCAACAACATACATTGCAACGACTAGCAGAAAGTAAAAATAAGATGGCATACTCACCCAGTTATGTGGCATAACTCCAAGAATAGATTCTCTAAATTCCCGACATTCGAACTAGTATTGCAAACAATTCAAGTTAGCTTACAGATGAATATTTTATAGAGTTAAATAAAACATAGTTCAACAAACAAGGCAGAAGTAGCGACGAAAGATAACATTGCTGGTCTCTAAAAGTTCTAACATTCACTTCCATTGGTCTCACAACCGTTCTATAGAAATTGGCTTCACATTGTTAGGTCATTAAATCCCAAGTCCCAACAATCACTTTGATGTTTTTAGGTATCTATTTACTGCTATCACTCCCTTAGGGCTCCTTTATTGCAATCATTTGTTACATTTTCACCTATCATGTCATTCTCGCCTAGATATCTGAATAGTTTGTATTAAGCACTACAATCTTGTCTAATTTCACTTCACTTTTATTGTTCTTATGGAgaccaaaattgaaaaaaattatacaagTAGATCTTTTTATTGGATGTTCTAAGTGAACGGGAATAGATCTTTTCAAATATAAGGCATAGAGCAAAAAATGTGTCTATACATGGCACCTCAAGGCACTCAAATTGAGCTAGTATGTTGCCATACCTCCCCAGGATGACGACTGTTCAAAGCATGAGCATCAAGCTTGTAGTTGTGTTGTGGAATTAGAAGAGATTCATCAGAAGATGGCGTCTGAATATTCTGCAATATCAggagggaaaaaagaaatttgaaaagATTGAAGATCATTAATAGATAAAATATCTAAAAGATTTCTCTCAAGTTTAGTCATACCCAAAC from Lycium ferocissimum isolate CSIRO_LF1 chromosome 2, AGI_CSIRO_Lferr_CH_V1, whole genome shotgun sequence includes:
- the LOC132046495 gene encoding uncharacterized protein LOC132046495, whose protein sequence is MRKRDLAILMLSAFAIFFSLQHEGDLSFKEAWFHLSEEYPIKYEAERLPPPIVADLNGDGKKEVLVATHDAKIQVLEPHSRRVDEGFSEARLLAEVSLLPDKIRIVSGRRAVAMATGVIDRNYNHREPRKQVLVVVTSGWSVMCFDHNLKKLWEVNLQEDFPHNAHHREIAISISNYTVKHGDSGLVIVGGRMEMQPHMHIDPFEEIEMAEKSAEQHRRSAAEKEASENSGAVDLRHFALYALAGRTGQVRWSRKIENIQTPSSDESLLIPQHNYKLDAHALNSRHPGEFECREFRESILGVMPHNWDRREDTRLKLAHFRRHKRKAVKKVPGKSATYPFHKPEEKHPPGKDTTKRISNVIGKAVNYAKSAKPKKPSPYIPTITNYTQLWWVPNVVVAHEKEGIEAVHIATGRTVCKLHLLEGGLHADINGDGVLDHVQVVGANGAEQTVVSGSMEVLRPCWAVATSGVPVREQLFNASICRHSPFNLFQHGEFSRGFGHTFDASSLEVATPILIPRNDGHRHRKGSHGDVIFLTNRGEVTSYSPGLHGHGALWNWQVLTGATWSNLQSPAGMMEAGTVVPTLKAFPLRVHDSQELILVAGDQEAVVLSPGGSLLTTIDLPAPPTHALVSDDFSNDGLTDLILVTSSGVYGFVQTRQPGALFFSTLVGCLIIVMGVLFVSQYLNSTKGKPRATSGQW